A window of Roseofilum reptotaenium CS-1145 contains these coding sequences:
- the secY gene encoding preprotein translocase subunit SecY, whose product MTVSRDKTPSAQETFIQMAQAAGLRGRLLVTLGLLILARLGVYIPVIGIDRQQFSRNIEGSPVIGLLDLFSGGGISQLGVFALGILPFINASIIIQLLTAALPSLEDLQKNEGEAGRRKLSQITRYVALGWCILQSVGIGLWLNSAPGVALNPGPTFVIQTILALSAGSMLVMWFGEVITERGIGNGASLLIFVNIVSTLPRSIGQTIELASSGDSSIVGRTVILVMVFLVMIVGIVFVQEGTRRIPIISARRQVGRKLYLEKSSYLPLRLNQGGVMPIIFASAVLILPVTLAELTGSSAIVSVVQYLSPGGALYIPFYLTMILFFSYFYASLIMNPVDVAQNLKKMGSSIPGIRPGKATSEYIERVLNRLTFLGAVFLGIVAIVPTVVEGLTRVPTFQGLGATSLLILVGVAIDTAKQIQTYVISQRYEGMVKQ is encoded by the coding sequence ATGACCGTTAGTCGAGACAAAACCCCAAGCGCTCAAGAAACGTTTATCCAGATGGCTCAAGCAGCCGGCCTTAGAGGTCGGTTGCTCGTTACTCTGGGCTTATTAATTTTGGCTAGATTAGGGGTTTATATCCCCGTCATTGGCATTGACCGACAACAATTTAGCCGCAATATTGAAGGCAGTCCAGTTATTGGATTATTAGACCTATTTTCTGGTGGTGGGATTTCTCAACTGGGTGTTTTTGCCCTGGGTATCCTTCCCTTTATTAATGCCTCCATCATTATCCAATTACTCACTGCTGCTCTGCCCTCATTGGAAGATTTACAGAAAAATGAGGGAGAAGCCGGACGGCGTAAACTCTCCCAAATTACCCGCTATGTTGCTCTAGGATGGTGCATCCTTCAGAGTGTGGGGATTGGGTTATGGTTAAATAGCGCTCCTGGAGTGGCCTTAAATCCAGGGCCAACTTTTGTGATCCAAACCATTTTAGCCTTAAGTGCTGGCTCCATGTTAGTCATGTGGTTTGGAGAAGTGATTACTGAGCGAGGTATCGGCAACGGTGCGTCGTTACTGATTTTTGTCAATATTGTTTCTACGTTACCCAGATCCATTGGCCAAACCATCGAGTTAGCTTCTAGTGGAGATAGCAGCATTGTTGGACGCACCGTGATTTTGGTTATGGTCTTCCTAGTGATGATTGTCGGTATTGTGTTTGTTCAGGAAGGAACACGCCGAATTCCCATTATTTCCGCTCGCCGTCAAGTGGGTCGAAAACTGTATTTGGAAAAAAGCAGCTATCTTCCCTTGCGATTAAATCAAGGTGGAGTGATGCCGATTATTTTTGCTTCCGCCGTCTTGATTTTGCCAGTGACTTTGGCTGAGTTAACAGGTAGTTCAGCGATTGTTAGTGTAGTTCAATATCTGAGTCCAGGAGGAGCGTTATATATTCCGTTCTACTTGACCATGATTCTGTTTTTTAGCTATTTCTATGCTTCCTTGATTATGAATCCTGTGGATGTAGCTCAAAACCTGAAAAAAATGGGTTCGAGTATCCCTGGCATTCGTCCTGGAAAAGCAACGAGTGAGTATATCGAACGGGTTCTGAATCGGTTGACGTTCTTAGGAGCTGTGTTTTTAGGCATTGTGGCTATTGTGCCTACAGTGGTTGAAGGCTTGACCCGCGTCCCAACATTTCAAGGATTAGGCGCAACCTCCCTACTGATTTTAGTTGGGGTGGCGATTGACACCGCGAAGCAAATTCAAACCTATGTGATTTCTCAACGTTATGAAGGGATGGTGAAACAGTAG
- the rpmJ gene encoding 50S ribosomal protein L36, protein MKVRASVRKMCEKCRVIRRKGRVMVICSNPKHKQRQG, encoded by the coding sequence ATGAAAGTCCGAGCATCCGTCCGGAAAATGTGTGAGAAATGCCGAGTTATCCGCCGTAAAGGTCGGGTAATGGTGATCTGTTCTAACCCAAAACATAAGCAACGTCAAGGTTAA
- a CDS encoding DNA-directed RNA polymerase subunit alpha, with protein MCRPPRNQAKGGGSVGQFQVECVESYTEKDQSQYSRFILEPLERGQGTTVGNALRRVLLSNLLGAAVTSVRIEKVNHEFATIPGVREDVLEILLNMKEIIVKSYSNQPQIGRLVATGPKTVQASDFDLPSEVELVNGTQKVATLSEDATLEMEFRIETGTGYRSVDRSRQDPTALDFLQIDAIFMPVSKVNYMVEDARVGGSLEQDRLILDVTTNGSITPQEALSQASNILVDLFSPLKDITFEPLKDEPELTDDPNSQIPIEELQLSVRAYNCLKRAQINNVSDLLDYTQEDLLEIKNFGAKSAEEVIEALQQRLGITLPHEKAKS; from the coding sequence ATGTGTCGCCCTCCTAGAAACCAGGCGAAGGGAGGTGGCTCTGTGGGGCAGTTTCAAGTTGAATGTGTTGAAAGTTATACCGAAAAAGATCAAAGTCAGTACAGCCGATTTATTCTAGAACCCCTAGAAAGAGGTCAAGGAACTACGGTAGGCAATGCCCTCAGACGGGTATTGCTTTCTAACCTATTGGGAGCAGCGGTAACCTCAGTGAGGATTGAGAAAGTCAATCATGAGTTTGCCACAATCCCAGGTGTTCGGGAAGATGTACTCGAAATCTTACTGAACATGAAGGAAATCATTGTTAAAAGCTACTCGAATCAACCCCAAATTGGCCGTTTAGTAGCTACGGGGCCAAAAACCGTGCAAGCGAGCGACTTTGATTTACCGTCAGAAGTGGAATTAGTTAATGGGACTCAGAAGGTAGCTACCCTATCAGAGGATGCAACCTTAGAAATGGAGTTTCGGATTGAAACGGGTACAGGCTACCGATCGGTAGACCGTAGTCGTCAAGATCCGACCGCCTTGGACTTTCTCCAGATTGATGCAATTTTTATGCCCGTATCTAAAGTCAATTATATGGTGGAAGATGCGCGGGTTGGGGGTTCCTTAGAACAAGACCGACTGATTCTTGATGTTACGACTAATGGGAGTATTACTCCTCAAGAAGCCCTATCTCAAGCATCAAACATATTGGTCGATTTATTTAGTCCTCTCAAAGATATTACCTTTGAGCCACTCAAGGACGAGCCAGAACTGACTGATGATCCCAACAGTCAGATCCCGATTGAAGAATTACAGTTATCGGTGAGAGCTTACAACTGTCTCAAACGAGCGCAGATTAATAATGTATCAGATCTACTAGATTACACCCAAGAAGATTTGCTCGAGATCAAGAACTTTGGAGCTAAATCGGCTGAAGAAGTGATTGAAGCCTTGCAACAGCGGCTAGGGATTACTCTGCCCCATGAAAAGGCCAAATCCTAA
- the rpsK gene encoding 30S ribosomal protein S11, whose amino-acid sequence MARPKKTGPKKQKRNIPNGVAHIQSTFNNTIVSITAPNGDVISWASAGSSGFKGAKKGTPFAAQTAADSAARRAIDQGMRQIEVMVSGPGSGRETAIRALQGSGLEITLIRDVTPIPHNGCRPPKRRRV is encoded by the coding sequence ATGGCACGACCGAAGAAAACAGGCCCTAAAAAGCAAAAGCGAAATATTCCTAATGGTGTAGCTCACATTCAATCGACGTTCAACAACACGATTGTCTCCATTACTGCTCCGAACGGAGATGTAATTTCTTGGGCTTCAGCCGGATCGAGTGGATTTAAGGGAGCCAAAAAAGGAACCCCCTTTGCGGCTCAGACAGCCGCGGATAGTGCTGCTCGTCGGGCGATCGACCAAGGAATGCGGCAAATTGAAGTTATGGTGAGTGGCCCAGGATCGGGGCGAGAAACTGCCATCCGTGCCCTACAAGGTTCCGGATTGGAAATTACCCTCATTCGAGATGTAACCCCCATTCCACATAATGGGTGTCGTCCTCCAAAACGGCGGCGGGTGTAA
- a CDS encoding adenylate kinase: protein MSRLIFIGPPGSGKGTQAAELSKREKIPHISTGEILRNSVANKTDLGLKAKYYMDQGSLVPDQLVFDLVEERLSQEDAQNGWILDGFPRNSSQAETFQQMLYAKNRDCDYAIFLEVPDAILIERLLLRGRADDTAETIRHRLDVYQEETQPLIDFYGARGKLRRIRGNQPVEKVTQDLQHALTTGH, encoded by the coding sequence ATGTCAAGGTTGATTTTTATTGGCCCCCCAGGTTCTGGGAAGGGAACCCAAGCCGCAGAACTCTCAAAACGAGAGAAGATTCCCCATATTTCTACTGGGGAGATTCTCCGTAATAGTGTGGCGAACAAGACTGATTTGGGATTAAAAGCTAAGTACTATATGGATCAAGGGTCTTTGGTTCCCGATCAGTTAGTCTTCGATTTAGTGGAGGAGCGGTTAAGTCAAGAAGATGCCCAAAATGGGTGGATTTTAGATGGTTTTCCCCGTAACAGTTCCCAGGCGGAGACATTTCAGCAAATGTTGTATGCCAAAAATAGAGATTGTGATTATGCCATTTTTTTAGAAGTGCCAGACGCAATTTTAATTGAGCGGCTTTTGTTGAGAGGACGGGCTGATGATACAGCCGAGACGATTCGCCATCGCTTAGATGTTTATCAAGAGGAGACTCAACCTTTGATTGATTTCTATGGCGCTCGAGGTAAACTGAGGCGGATTCGGGGAAATCAGCCCGTCGAGAAGGTGACTCAGGATTTACAACATGCTTTGACAACGGGACATTAG
- the infA gene encoding translation initiation factor IF-1: MAKQDLIEMEGQVTESLPNAMFRVDLDNGFNVLAHISGKIRRNYIKILPGDRVKVELTPYDLTKGRITYRLRKK; encoded by the coding sequence TTGGCTAAACAAGATTTGATTGAAATGGAAGGGCAAGTTACAGAATCTTTGCCTAATGCCATGTTTCGGGTAGACCTGGATAACGGGTTTAATGTGTTAGCTCATATTTCGGGCAAAATCCGTCGGAACTATATCAAAATTCTGCCGGGCGATCGCGTGAAAGTTGAATTAACTCCCTATGATTTAACCAAAGGGAGAATCACTTATCGATTGCGTAAGAAGTAG
- the rpsM gene encoding 30S ribosomal protein S13 → MARIAGVDLPRDKRIEIGLTYIYGIGLSRSQKILADTGVNPDTRVKDLTDADIVALRGTVESQYQIEGDLRRWEAMNIKRLMDIGTYRGRRHRMGLPVRGQRTRTNARTRRGVRRTVAGKKKAAAKK, encoded by the coding sequence GTGGCCAGAATAGCTGGTGTAGACCTACCACGAGATAAGCGCATAGAAATAGGTCTAACCTACATCTATGGGATCGGCTTAAGCCGTTCCCAAAAGATATTAGCGGATACTGGAGTAAATCCAGATACAAGAGTTAAAGATTTAACCGATGCGGATATTGTTGCCTTAAGAGGTACGGTAGAAAGCCAATATCAAATCGAAGGGGATCTCAGACGTTGGGAGGCAATGAATATCAAGCGTCTGATGGACATTGGAACCTATCGGGGCAGACGGCATCGTATGGGATTACCCGTACGGGGACAAAGAACCCGCACCAATGCCCGTACCCGTCGTGGAGTCCGCCGCACAGTAGCTGGGAAGAAAAAAGCAGCCGCTAAGAAATAA
- the rplQ gene encoding 50S ribosomal protein L17, whose protein sequence is MRHRCRVPKLGKPADQRKALLRSLATELIRHGRIKTTKTRAKAVRSEVEKMITLAKSGTLAARRQVLGYLYLSGSPDRKEHMLKKKQLVHALFEQAPDRYADRQGGYTRILPTVPRRGDNAEMAIIELV, encoded by the coding sequence ATGCGTCATCGTTGTCGTGTCCCCAAGTTGGGAAAACCTGCTGACCAGCGTAAGGCTCTCCTGAGATCCTTAGCGACTGAGTTAATCCGTCATGGTCGGATTAAGACCACGAAAACACGGGCGAAAGCTGTCCGTAGTGAAGTGGAAAAAATGATTACCCTGGCGAAAAGTGGAACTCTGGCAGCCCGTCGCCAGGTTTTGGGCTATTTATACCTGAGTGGGAGTCCAGACCGTAAAGAACATATGCTGAAGAAAAAGCAATTGGTTCATGCGCTGTTTGAACAAGCACCCGATCGCTATGCCGATCGCCAAGGTGGATATACTCGCATTCTGCCCACCGTTCCTCGTCGAGGGGACAATGCAGAAATGGCGATTATTGAATTAGTCTAA